Proteins encoded within one genomic window of Gammaproteobacteria bacterium:
- a CDS encoding ATP-dependent DNA helicase Rep (single-stranded DNA-dependent ATPase; initiates unwinding at a nick in the DNA; involved in DNA replication) — MRLNPKQQDAVSHIHGPLLVLAGAGSGKTSVITAKIVHLIRHCQYAAHEILAVTFTNKAAREMKARVQGALNAAEARGLNVSTFHHFGLQFLHQEIHQTHLRAGFSIFDEQDALNVIKELLPADLAADKVFTKYVQWQIGQWKGELIEPEEALKTALDQQTQEAARLYASYERVLAAYNGVDFDDLIRLPVKLLSNETIRARWQQRIRYLLVDEYQDTNVAQYRLMRHLVGQRAKFTVVGDDDQSIYAWRGANPENLAQLKRDFPNLEVITLEQNYRSTGRILKAANHLIANNPHLFEKKLWSEHEFGPPIRVVSMPNETAEADYVAAEIMRRRFNRTLNYGDVAILYRGNHQARIFEQALMNQQIPYRLTGGTSFFARKEIKDVLAYCRLLANPDDDNAFLRIINTPTRDIGPATLEALANHARATQQSLFAALSASEVPEGITQRRWQRLTEFRQMIDRIRAELNEHALEKCLKDLLAQVDYRHWLVENASNEKVATFRWQNVLDLIDWIDRLSCDDEGQARTLADIVQRLMLFDRLERLDSDEKQDQVQLMTLHAAKGLEFPVVYLVGCEEELLPHRTAIEEDTIEEERRLAYVGITRARQELILTMAQTRRRFGEVITCQPSRFLDELPPEDLQWENPHAKLSDNEQQQVNQANLAALRARLGRAKS; from the coding sequence ATGCGCCTGAACCCCAAACAACAGGATGCCGTCAGCCATATTCATGGGCCGCTGCTCGTACTCGCCGGTGCGGGTAGCGGCAAAACCAGTGTGATCACAGCGAAGATTGTCCACCTGATCCGCCACTGTCAGTATGCCGCCCATGAAATATTGGCGGTGACCTTTACCAATAAAGCAGCGCGTGAGATGAAAGCGCGCGTGCAAGGTGCGCTCAATGCTGCTGAGGCAAGAGGGCTGAACGTGTCGACGTTCCACCATTTTGGCTTGCAATTCCTGCATCAGGAAATTCACCAGACGCACCTTCGGGCAGGATTTTCTATCTTTGATGAGCAAGATGCGCTGAATGTGATCAAGGAGTTGCTGCCAGCGGATTTGGCGGCAGACAAGGTTTTTACCAAATATGTACAGTGGCAAATCGGGCAGTGGAAAGGTGAATTGATTGAGCCGGAAGAGGCACTGAAGACGGCGCTCGATCAACAAACGCAGGAAGCGGCGCGTTTGTACGCCAGCTATGAGCGTGTATTGGCCGCCTACAATGGGGTCGATTTTGATGATCTGATTCGCTTGCCGGTCAAACTGTTGTCGAATGAAACGATCCGTGCCCGCTGGCAACAGCGGATACGCTACCTATTGGTTGATGAATATCAGGACACCAATGTGGCGCAGTATCGTTTGATGCGCCATTTGGTCGGTCAACGCGCAAAGTTTACCGTGGTCGGGGATGATGATCAGTCAATCTATGCGTGGCGTGGGGCTAACCCAGAAAATTTGGCGCAATTGAAGCGGGATTTCCCGAACCTTGAAGTGATCACTTTGGAGCAGAATTACCGTTCGACGGGCCGGATCCTCAAGGCCGCCAACCATTTGATCGCCAATAATCCCCATTTGTTTGAAAAAAAACTGTGGTCAGAACACGAATTTGGTCCACCGATACGCGTGGTGTCCATGCCGAACGAGACGGCCGAGGCTGACTATGTGGCGGCCGAAATCATGCGGCGTCGATTCAATCGAACATTGAATTACGGCGATGTTGCCATTTTATATCGGGGAAATCATCAAGCACGTATCTTCGAGCAGGCCTTGATGAATCAACAGATTCCTTACCGATTAACTGGTGGCACTTCTTTTTTCGCCCGCAAGGAAATCAAGGATGTTCTGGCTTATTGCCGCTTGCTGGCTAATCCCGATGATGACAATGCGTTTCTCCGCATCATCAACACTCCGACTCGAGACATTGGTCCTGCGACGTTGGAAGCACTCGCCAATCACGCCCGAGCAACACAACAAAGCTTATTTGCCGCCCTTTCGGCATCGGAAGTTCCCGAAGGTATCACCCAACGGCGGTGGCAGCGACTGACGGAGTTTCGACAGATGATAGACCGCATACGCGCTGAGTTAAATGAGCACGCGCTTGAAAAGTGTCTGAAAGATTTGTTGGCGCAGGTGGACTATCGTCATTGGCTCGTCGAGAACGCGAGCAACGAAAAGGTGGCCACGTTCCGCTGGCAAAACGTGTTGGATCTGATTGACTGGATAGATCGCCTTAGCTGTGACGACGAAGGCCAAGCGCGGACATTGGCGGACATCGTGCAACGACTGATGCTGTTTGATCGCCTTGAGCGTCTCGATAGCGATGAAAAGCAGGATCAAGTGCAACTGATGACGTTGCATGCGGCCAAAGGGTTGGAATTTCCGGTGGTCTATCTGGTTGGGTGTGAAGAAGAACTGTTGCCACATCGCACGGCCATCGAGGAAGATACGATTGAAGAGGAGCGCCGTTTGGCTTATGTGGGAATTACACGGGCCCGACAGGAATTAATACTGACCATGGCACAAACGCGAAGACGTTTTGGGGAGGTCATCACTTGCCAGCCCAGTCGGTTCTTAGATGAATTGCCACCAGAAGACCTGCAATGGGAGAATCCGCATGCTAAGCTCTCGGACAACGAGCAGCAGCAGGTGAATCAGGCCAACCTGGCCGCTTTGCGGGCACGACTGGGCCGCGCTAAATCTTAA
- a CDS encoding rhodanese-like domain-containing protein: protein MTASNPGTGRSGIITSRRCLSCRQSWYHLSLTRSHFGGCTMVKFLLSVLLVLPSLALSKVETISADALLAQQSQNKTLVILDVRTTDEFLQGHVPGAINISHDELEKKLNTLMPYRSQPIVVYCRSGRRAKLAIDMLEKAGFEKIYHLAGDMNQWQAENRPIEK from the coding sequence ATGACTGCGAGCAATCCGGGCACAGGAAGGTCAGGGATTATAACATCGCGACGTTGTCTTTCGTGCAGACAATCTTGGTATCATCTATCCTTGACAAGGAGCCACTTCGGAGGATGTACCATGGTGAAGTTTCTGCTCAGCGTTTTACTGGTGTTGCCAAGTCTTGCTTTGTCTAAGGTTGAGACGATCTCCGCCGATGCCTTGCTCGCGCAGCAATCCCAGAACAAAACACTCGTCATATTGGATGTACGCACCACAGATGAATTCTTGCAAGGGCACGTCCCGGGCGCGATCAATATTTCGCACGACGAGCTTGAGAAAAAGCTCAATACCCTCATGCCATATCGGAGCCAACCAATCGTGGTCTACTGTCGCTCCGGTCGTCGGGCCAAACTGGCCATCGATATGCTGGAAAAAGCCGGGTTTGAGAAAATTTATCACCTCGCAGGCGATATGAATCAATGGCAGGCGGAAAACCGGCCAATCGAAAAATAG
- a CDS encoding DUF3016 domain-containing protein: MQGSALYAVDHKHNRRWPMNRTRLSIIMCGLLTAAVATAKTPQVSVQWVHPEKYTDVQETIGAPDKHRGQILARLEAHLRREAKRYLAPDQRLEVEVLDVDLAGHVWPVEGQDRRIVRDIDFPKIVLRYRLYEGDNMVAQDTVTLKDMDFLRRVPKKTPADGLRFEKRLLSDWLRQLSQKTQVAHQ; this comes from the coding sequence ATGCAGGGTAGTGCGTTGTATGCGGTTGACCACAAACACAACAGGAGGTGGCCTATGAACCGAACACGACTATCTATCATCATGTGCGGGCTGTTGACTGCGGCAGTTGCGACGGCCAAAACGCCGCAGGTATCCGTGCAATGGGTTCACCCTGAGAAGTACACAGACGTACAGGAAACCATTGGCGCTCCCGACAAGCATCGTGGACAGATATTGGCGCGACTGGAAGCGCACTTACGCCGTGAAGCCAAACGGTATCTGGCGCCTGATCAACGTCTTGAGGTTGAGGTTCTTGACGTCGACTTGGCTGGTCACGTGTGGCCGGTCGAAGGTCAGGATCGGCGCATCGTTCGCGACATCGACTTTCCAAAAATCGTTTTGCGTTATCGGCTGTATGAGGGAGATAACATGGTGGCACAGGACACTGTGACGCTAAAAGATATGGATTTCTTGCGGCGCGTGCCCAAAAAAACACCAGCCGATGGCTTGCGTTTTGAAAAGCGGCTGCTCAGCGACTGGCTAAGACAACTATCTCAAAAGACACAAGTCGCACATCAATGA
- a CDS encoding efflux RND transporter permease subunit, with the protein MHVDQTRQGIIAWFARNSVAANLLMWFVLVAGLVSYFGINKRMFPEFQRNWIVVSVALPGAAPADVEQGVILKIEDAIRDVNGIEQVRSSASEGFGMVRVEVDNDFDLNEVLNEIKMRVDAISTFPDQAEKPIVAKEERTNQVLWLALYGDMDRRSRQTLADEIRDEIAALPSVNQVSVVGKRPYEMTIEIDQNRLLKYGLTISDITNAIRRSSLDLPAGSLKTKGGDIRVRTLGQAYTGQEFANIVVRTTSDGTELKLSDVATIRDGFVESDEYSHFDGKPVTSIQVLSIGDQNDIEIAEDVKRYVEQKRKTLPKGVNLEVWGDTSYYLKGRLDMMWSNLFQGAILVFLILTLFLRVRLAFWVMLGIPISFMGAFLVMPNLGPWAVSINLLSLFAFILVLGIVVDDAIVIGESIYTTIKKDGQSVDNVIIGAQRVATPATFGVLTTIAAFAPTLFIDVGPSVFFTQISIIVSLCLLFSLMESKLILPAHLAHMKFKPYDPKSANAFERFQHAFRDGFERFVQTHYRRAVGWTTRWRYPTIATFFGLVIMASGLVTGGLVRTEIFPTVPSDFIQVNVVLNDGASVAMRDNVLSRVEQAAYKISDEWDKTHPEEGGFLKHIMLWTNGDTGGNVFMELTKAETRSINAFEIERRWRRAVGELPGVKEVRFFAGTNVGGGAALSFKLTGRNYDQLERAASQLMDRLKSYEGVYDVRSSFSSGTQEIKLKIKPEAEPLGLTQLELGRQVRQAIYGDEAQRIQRGRDEVKVMVRYPRELRQSLYDLKRMWIRTPSGQAVPLMQVAELEMGAAYSTISRQDGARAIRVMADINPDKVESDQVLRDVYRNVLPEILKDYPAVKAGLTGASEARQELGTAIAKAFALSLFLIYVLLAVPLKSYSQPLIVMSVIPFGVIGAIIGHYLMGFSLSMMSLFGIVALGGVVVNDSLLLVDFVNRARDTGTMSVVEAVQEGACQRFRAVVLTSLTTFAGLLPIYFEKSLQAQFIIPMAISLGMGILFATVITLFLVPALYATLEDFKRWVKTLRGSQPFAMEQE; encoded by the coding sequence ATGCACGTTGATCAGACACGCCAAGGAATCATTGCTTGGTTTGCGCGTAACAGCGTTGCCGCAAATTTGCTGATGTGGTTTGTGCTCGTGGCTGGCCTGGTCAGTTACTTCGGCATCAATAAACGCATGTTTCCCGAGTTTCAACGTAATTGGATTGTGGTCTCTGTCGCACTGCCGGGGGCAGCGCCTGCCGACGTCGAGCAGGGCGTGATTCTGAAGATTGAAGATGCCATTCGTGACGTGAATGGCATTGAGCAGGTGCGTTCTTCAGCCAGTGAAGGCTTTGGCATGGTGAGGGTGGAGGTCGATAATGACTTCGATCTCAATGAAGTGCTCAACGAGATTAAGATGCGTGTGGATGCGATTTCCACCTTTCCGGATCAAGCAGAAAAGCCGATCGTCGCCAAGGAAGAGCGAACCAATCAGGTGCTATGGCTCGCGTTATATGGCGACATGGACCGACGCTCACGACAAACATTGGCCGATGAAATCCGAGATGAAATCGCCGCATTACCTTCGGTCAATCAGGTGAGTGTGGTGGGCAAACGGCCCTACGAAATGACCATCGAAATTGACCAGAACCGGCTACTGAAATATGGGTTGACGATATCCGACATTACCAATGCCATTCGCCGTTCGTCATTGGATCTGCCGGCGGGAAGCCTCAAGACAAAAGGGGGAGACATCCGTGTTCGTACCCTCGGGCAGGCCTACACTGGCCAGGAGTTTGCCAATATCGTCGTGCGCACCACGTCCGATGGTACGGAGCTCAAATTAAGTGACGTGGCGACCATCCGGGATGGATTTGTCGAAAGTGATGAGTATTCACATTTTGATGGCAAACCAGTGACGTCGATTCAGGTGTTGTCGATCGGCGATCAAAATGACATTGAAATCGCGGAAGACGTGAAGCGTTATGTCGAACAAAAGCGTAAGACGTTGCCTAAAGGGGTGAACCTCGAAGTTTGGGGAGACACGTCCTACTATTTGAAAGGCCGCCTTGACATGATGTGGAGCAATCTGTTTCAAGGCGCGATTCTGGTCTTCTTGATTCTCACTTTGTTTCTCAGGGTTCGTCTTGCTTTTTGGGTGATGCTTGGCATTCCCATCAGCTTTATGGGCGCTTTTTTGGTCATGCCGAACCTTGGCCCTTGGGCGGTGAGCATTAACCTCCTGAGCCTGTTCGCCTTTATCTTGGTGTTAGGGATTGTGGTGGATGATGCCATCGTTATCGGGGAAAGCATTTATACGACCATCAAAAAAGACGGACAGTCCGTCGACAATGTCATCATTGGTGCACAACGGGTGGCGACGCCGGCCACCTTCGGCGTCTTGACGACCATCGCCGCTTTTGCACCGACACTGTTCATTGACGTCGGGCCGTCGGTATTTTTCACTCAAATATCAATTATCGTCAGTCTGTGTTTACTATTTTCCTTAATGGAGTCCAAACTAATCTTGCCGGCGCATTTGGCGCATATGAAATTTAAACCCTATGACCCCAAAAGCGCCAATGCGTTTGAGCGCTTTCAGCATGCTTTCCGCGATGGGTTTGAGCGATTTGTGCAGACTCACTACCGTCGCGCGGTCGGCTGGACGACGCGCTGGCGGTACCCCACTATCGCGACCTTCTTCGGTTTGGTGATTATGGCCAGTGGGCTGGTCACCGGCGGTTTGGTACGGACTGAGATATTTCCGACGGTGCCTAGCGACTTTATTCAGGTCAATGTGGTGCTCAACGATGGCGCATCAGTGGCCATGCGAGATAATGTTCTGTCTCGGGTTGAACAGGCCGCTTATAAAATCAGCGATGAGTGGGACAAGACGCATCCCGAGGAAGGTGGCTTTCTCAAGCACATCATGCTATGGACGAATGGCGACACCGGTGGCAACGTGTTCATGGAGTTGACCAAGGCAGAAACGCGAAGCATCAATGCGTTTGAGATTGAACGCCGTTGGCGGCGTGCGGTCGGGGAGCTGCCGGGCGTTAAGGAAGTGAGATTTTTTGCTGGCACCAATGTCGGGGGCGGGGCCGCCTTGTCTTTCAAGTTGACAGGACGCAACTACGATCAGCTTGAACGTGCGGCCAGTCAGTTGATGGATCGACTCAAATCTTATGAGGGCGTCTACGACGTTCGCAGTAGTTTCAGTTCAGGCACTCAGGAAATCAAACTGAAAATCAAACCGGAGGCAGAGCCGCTTGGCTTGACGCAATTGGAGCTAGGCCGCCAGGTCCGTCAAGCCATTTACGGCGATGAGGCACAACGCATTCAGCGAGGTCGAGATGAAGTGAAGGTGATGGTGCGCTATCCACGCGAGCTTCGACAGTCACTTTATGATTTGAAGCGTATGTGGATTCGCACGCCAAGTGGTCAGGCTGTGCCGCTCATGCAGGTGGCAGAGCTTGAGATGGGCGCCGCGTATTCGACGATTAGCCGTCAAGATGGGGCGCGTGCCATTCGTGTCATGGCGGACATCAATCCGGACAAGGTGGAGTCGGACCAGGTACTGCGGGACGTCTATCGTAACGTGCTGCCGGAAATCTTAAAAGATTACCCGGCGGTCAAGGCCGGGCTAACCGGGGCAAGCGAGGCGCGTCAAGAGCTTGGCACGGCCATTGCCAAGGCGTTTGCCCTCTCATTGTTCCTCATTTATGTGCTTTTGGCCGTACCCTTGAAATCCTATAGCCAGCCGTTGATCGTGATGTCGGTGATCCCATTTGGTGTGATTGGGGCGATTATCGGTCACTACCTGATGGGGTTCAGCTTAAGCATGATGTCGCTTTTTGGCATTGTTGCCCTTGGTGGTGTGGTGGTCAATGACTCGTTATTGTTGGTCGACTTTGTCAATCGCGCCCGAGACACAGGCACTATGTCGGTAGTGGAAGCGGTTCAAGAAGGCGCGTGCCAACGGTTCCGGGCGGTGGTTTTGACCTCGCTGACAACCTTTGCCGGCTTGCTCCCCATTTACTTTGAAAAATCCTTGCAGGCGCAATTCATCATTCCCATGGCCATTTCGTTGGGGATGGGCATTCTGTTCGCCACGGTCATCACGCTGTTCCTAGTGCCAGCATTGTATGCGACACTCGAGGATTTCAAGCGATGGGTGAAAACACTGCGTGGTTCTCAACCATTCGCGATGGAGCAGGAATGA